Proteins encoded together in one Acidimicrobiia bacterium window:
- a CDS encoding transcription elongation factor GreA, protein MENQELTQEAYDRLKEELEFRTGKNILDLALMIEKAREHGDLKENGEYHAAKDAQGLNAARVRELESLLKNATIVKSAIGDTVQVGTIVEILIEGDEETTTYLVGSIEEQHDEFDVLSISSPMGQVILGAKPKDKVKFEGPRSAFNVEIISIRKS, encoded by the coding sequence ATGGAAAATCAAGAACTAACACAAGAAGCATACGACAGACTCAAAGAGGAGTTGGAGTTTCGTACAGGAAAAAATATTTTGGATCTAGCTTTAATGATTGAAAAAGCTCGAGAACATGGTGACTTAAAAGAAAATGGTGAATACCATGCAGCAAAAGATGCACAAGGACTAAATGCAGCTCGAGTACGTGAGCTTGAATCTTTATTAAAAAATGCCACAATTGTAAAAAGTGCGATTGGTGATACTGTGCAGGTAGGTACCATTGTTGAAATCCTTATTGAAGGCGACGAAGAGACTACAACATATTTAGTTGGATCAATTGAAGAACAACATGATGAATTTGATGTTCTTTCTATTTCTTCTCCCATGGGGCAGGTTATTTTGGGCGCGAAACCTAAAGACAAAGTTAAATTTGAAGGACCACGTTCAGCTTTTAACGTAGAGATTATTTCTATACGTAAGAGCTAA
- the leuA gene encoding 2-isopropylmalate synthase, with protein MPFDKYQRITPLSFPERTWPDKFLTKAPIWCSVDLRDGNQALIDPMDPVRKRRMFDTLVNMGFKEIEVGFPSASQTDYDFIRELIEEDLIPDDVTIQVLTQCREDLIRRTYESLKGANNAIVHFYNSTSPLQRCVVFRLEQSGIVDIGLDAARLCRELEENMGNTNIRYEYSPESFTNTEPEFALEICEKVTDIIEPDSDKRKIIINLPATVECFTPNIYGDLIEWFINNISRRDKTIVSLHPHNDRGCAVAAAEFGVLAGADRIEGTLFGNGERTGNVDVVTLAMNLFVEGIDPMLDISDIDNLRQVAEYCNRIPVHPRHPYAGELVYTAFSGSHQDAIKKGTEALSDDYDKWAVPYLPIDPAHVGRSYEAVIRVNSQSGKGGVAYIMKAEHGLDLPRKLQIEFSRSIQAIAEDSGTEIEPKVMWDAFQTRYFQSENASLKLLDTDVNSHKGHTTITANISENGNDLSVTGTGGGPISAFMDALNTSFNTKYEVTDYSEHAIAAGTDATAAAYVEMTNGDVQILWGVGLDENILNASLKAVLCAFNRLRS; from the coding sequence ATGCCCTTCGATAAATACCAGCGCATTACCCCACTTTCATTCCCTGAGCGTACATGGCCAGACAAGTTTTTAACAAAAGCCCCAATTTGGTGTTCTGTAGATCTACGTGACGGCAATCAAGCACTTATTGACCCGATGGATCCCGTTCGCAAAAGAAGAATGTTCGACACTTTAGTCAACATGGGTTTTAAAGAAATTGAAGTTGGATTTCCAAGTGCAAGTCAAACTGATTACGATTTTATTCGAGAACTTATTGAGGAAGATTTAATACCCGACGACGTTACAATTCAAGTTTTAACACAATGTCGTGAAGATTTAATTCGTCGGACATATGAATCTTTAAAAGGTGCGAATAACGCGATTGTTCATTTTTATAATTCCACATCACCTTTGCAACGTTGTGTTGTTTTTCGTCTAGAACAAAGTGGCATTGTTGATATTGGTTTAGATGCTGCTCGTTTGTGTAGAGAATTAGAAGAAAATATGGGAAATACAAATATTCGTTATGAATATTCTCCTGAAAGTTTTACAAATACTGAACCTGAATTCGCATTGGAAATTTGCGAGAAAGTAACAGATATAATTGAACCTGATTCAGATAAAAGAAAAATAATTATTAATTTACCCGCAACAGTTGAATGTTTTACACCTAATATTTATGGTGATCTTATCGAATGGTTCATTAATAATATTTCACGTCGCGATAAAACTATAGTTTCCTTACATCCGCATAACGATCGCGGTTGCGCAGTAGCTGCTGCAGAGTTTGGTGTTTTAGCTGGCGCTGATCGCATTGAAGGTACACTTTTTGGTAATGGTGAACGTACAGGTAATGTTGATGTTGTAACTTTAGCAATGAATCTTTTCGTTGAAGGTATTGACCCCATGTTAGATATTTCAGATATTGATAATTTGCGTCAAGTTGCAGAATACTGCAACCGTATTCCGGTTCATCCTCGACATCCTTATGCTGGTGAACTTGTTTATACAGCATTTTCTGGATCTCATCAAGATGCTATTAAAAAAGGCACTGAAGCTCTTAGCGATGATTACGATAAATGGGCAGTTCCTTACTTACCAATCGACCCTGCTCATGTGGGACGTAGCTATGAGGCAGTTATTCGTGTAAATTCACAAAGCGGTAAAGGTGGGGTTGCCTACATTATGAAAGCTGAACATGGCTTGGATCTTCCGCGAAAACTACAAATTGAATTTTCAAGATCTATACAGGCAATCGCTGAAGATTCTGGAACAGAAATAGAACCAAAAGTTATGTGGGATGCATTTCAAACAAGGTATTTTCAAAGCGAAAATGCATCACTTAAACTTTTAGACACAGACGTTAATTCGCATAAAGGCCACACAACAATAACGGCTAATATCTCTGAAAATGGTAACGATTTAAGTGTGACGGGTACAGGTGGTGGTCCTATTTCTGCATTTATGGATGCGCTAAATACTTCATTTAATACTAAATATGAAGTGACTGATTATAGCGAACATGCCATTGCTGCGGGTACAGATGCTACTGCTGCTGCATATGTAGAAATGACAAATGGCGATGTCCAAATATTATGGGGTGTGGGGCTTGATGAGAATATCTTGAATGCTTCGCTTAAAGCTGTACTTTGTGCTTTTAATCGCTTGCGTTCATAA
- a CDS encoding phosphoglycerate dehydrogenase, translating into MRVLVAEKIADSGLEDLRQAGYEVDIQEGLSNEELCKAIKGAHALIIRSATTVTKEVLSHADALIAIGRAGIGVDNIDIQAATNAGVMVINAPQSNIISAAEHAIALMLSLARHIPNAHRDLVSGQWNRSKYEGTEIAGKNIGIVGLGRVGTLVAERLAGFDANLIAYDPFITEERAKELGVTLYEKLDEFIAACDIMTVHLPKTKETVNIIDADALKNAQAHLLLINTARGGIVNQDDLYIALRDGIIGGAGLDVFVEEPTTQSPLFELNNVVVTPHLGASTSEAQDKAGLTIAEQIALALQGNFVPFALNLDAKAANAVVSPYIDVAETLGRVASALVTSTIVEMKVYAQGKISESDCSILTLAALTGIMKDTSDEPVSLVNAPALAKARGLSISDSRESDGKGYVSRLKLSVTCEDGSNVLVYGARSGKNKDVRIVRIDQHEMDIIKSPHLLIVSNNDRPGMVGAVGSILGDSKININGMDVEQGITGGNSLMVISTTEQVPDNVLSQLDATDGIFYARRIELS; encoded by the coding sequence ATGAGAGTATTAGTTGCAGAAAAAATAGCAGATTCTGGTTTGGAAGATTTACGCCAAGCTGGTTACGAAGTTGATATACAAGAAGGTCTTTCTAATGAAGAACTTTGCAAAGCAATAAAAGGTGCACATGCTTTAATAATAAGAAGTGCAACTACTGTTACAAAAGAAGTTCTTAGCCATGCTGATGCTTTGATAGCAATTGGTCGTGCAGGTATTGGTGTTGACAATATAGACATACAAGCTGCTACTAATGCTGGAGTGATGGTCATAAATGCGCCACAATCAAATATCATATCAGCAGCAGAACATGCAATTGCATTAATGCTTTCTTTAGCACGCCATATTCCAAATGCGCATCGCGATCTAGTCTCTGGTCAATGGAATCGTTCAAAATATGAAGGTACAGAAATTGCAGGAAAAAATATTGGTATTGTAGGTCTTGGTCGTGTAGGCACTTTAGTAGCTGAGCGTCTTGCTGGTTTTGATGCAAACCTTATTGCATACGATCCTTTCATTACTGAAGAGCGTGCTAAAGAGCTTGGTGTCACATTATATGAAAAGCTTGATGAATTTATTGCTGCTTGTGACATAATGACAGTTCATCTTCCTAAGACTAAAGAAACTGTAAATATTATTGATGCTGATGCATTAAAGAATGCACAAGCACACTTACTTTTAATTAATACTGCTCGTGGTGGTATTGTTAATCAAGATGATTTATATATTGCATTGCGCGATGGCATCATTGGTGGTGCTGGCCTTGATGTTTTTGTCGAAGAGCCTACAACACAGTCACCATTATTTGAATTAAACAATGTTGTTGTCACCCCTCATCTGGGTGCTTCTACATCAGAGGCTCAAGATAAAGCCGGTTTAACTATTGCTGAACAAATTGCATTAGCATTGCAAGGAAATTTTGTTCCATTTGCTTTGAACTTAGATGCTAAAGCAGCGAATGCTGTAGTCTCTCCTTATATAGATGTTGCAGAAACTTTGGGACGAGTTGCTAGTGCGCTGGTGACTTCAACCATAGTGGAAATGAAAGTTTATGCTCAGGGCAAAATTTCTGAAAGCGATTGTTCCATTTTGACTTTGGCGGCACTCACTGGAATCATGAAGGATACTAGCGATGAACCTGTAAGTTTGGTTAATGCTCCAGCCTTAGCTAAAGCTAGAGGTTTATCTATTTCTGATTCTAGGGAATCAGACGGAAAAGGATATGTCTCTCGTTTGAAACTAAGTGTTACTTGTGAAGATGGAAGTAATGTCTTAGTTTATGGTGCACGTTCTGGAAAGAATAAAGATGTACGCATAGTCCGTATTGATCAACATGAGATGGATATTATAAAAAGTCCTCACTTGTTAATAGTGAGCAATAATGATCGTCCAGGGATGGTTGGTGCTGTTGGGTCTATATTGGGTGATTCGAAAATAAATATTAATGGTATGGATGTTGAACAAGGAATTACAGGTGGAAATTCGTTGATGGTAATTTCGACCACTGAGCAAGTTCCTGACAATGTACTTTCACAATTAGATGCCACTGATGGTATTTTTTATGCAAGAAGAATCGAGTTGAGCTAA
- a CDS encoding branched-chain amino acid aminotransferase, whose protein sequence is MNSLDIKVLPNTKTKSDEEREAILDDPSFGTYFTDNMVISKYDVENGWHDTEIKKYEPLSLDPSMMVFHYGQAIFEGLKAYRTPSDELVLFRVEENAKRFNRSAKRMAMPEIPQELFVESIKKLVSIENSWVPKNEGQSLYLRPFMIASEQHLGLRAANEYLFMVIASPVSPFFSAVTGASAISVYATNEYVRAVQGGTGEAKCSGNYAASLLAKKLALEKDCQDILWRDAKEGKYIEELGTSNIGFIEKSDNGKIILTTPALSGSILKGITRDSVIQIAKNRGYEVREETMLYSDTIEKIRSGKISEVFSIGTAVTIAPVGFIIDQDNKTQVGDGLPGEISMSIRQELVDIQYGKIPDKFTWQTKVN, encoded by the coding sequence ATGAATTCTTTGGATATAAAGGTATTACCTAATACCAAGACTAAAAGCGATGAAGAGCGCGAAGCTATTTTAGACGATCCTAGTTTCGGTACATATTTTACCGACAATATGGTGATTTCAAAATATGATGTTGAAAACGGATGGCATGATACTGAGATAAAAAAATATGAACCTTTGAGCCTAGATCCTTCAATGATGGTATTTCATTACGGACAAGCAATATTTGAAGGTTTAAAAGCGTATAGAACGCCAAGTGATGAACTTGTACTTTTTAGGGTTGAGGAAAATGCTAAAAGATTTAACCGTTCAGCAAAACGAATGGCAATGCCAGAAATTCCGCAAGAGTTATTTGTTGAGTCGATAAAAAAATTAGTTTCTATTGAAAATAGTTGGGTTCCGAAAAATGAAGGACAATCACTGTATTTAAGACCTTTTATGATTGCAAGTGAACAACATTTAGGATTGCGTGCTGCTAATGAATATTTATTTATGGTTATAGCATCACCAGTTAGCCCTTTCTTTTCCGCGGTGACTGGTGCAAGTGCGATTTCAGTTTATGCAACTAATGAATATGTTCGTGCAGTACAAGGCGGTACTGGTGAGGCTAAATGTTCGGGTAATTATGCTGCGAGTCTTTTAGCAAAAAAACTGGCTTTAGAAAAAGACTGCCAAGACATTTTGTGGCGCGATGCAAAAGAGGGAAAATATATTGAAGAATTGGGTACATCAAATATAGGATTTATAGAAAAATCTGATAATGGAAAAATAATATTGACAACTCCTGCATTATCTGGCTCGATACTTAAAGGTATTACTCGCGATAGCGTGATTCAAATTGCAAAAAACAGGGGATATGAAGTTCGTGAAGAAACCATGCTTTATTCAGATACAATAGAGAAGATCCGAAGCGGAAAAATATCAGAAGTGTTTTCAATCGGAACAGCAGTAACTATTGCACCAGTAGGTTTCATTATTGATCAAGATAATAAAACACAAGTTGGTGATGGTCTACCTGGTGAGATATCTATGTCTATTCGACAAGAATTAGTTGATATTCAATACGGTAAAATTCCAGATAAATTTACTTGGCAGACGAAAGTTAATTAA
- the leuC gene encoding 3-isopropylmalate dehydratase large subunit, with amino-acid sequence MPKNIIEKIWDAHVVRELSGEPDLLYIDLHLIHEVTSPQAFDGLRLADRKVRRPDLTIATMDHNVPTDPQVNGEIVVKDPISKKQMDVLGENCEEFGITCYGLGNKNQGIVHVIGPELGYTQPGMTIVCGDSHTATHGAFGSIAFGIGTSEVEHVFATQTLTQQKPKTMAVNVEGDLEPGVTSKDIALGIINHIGVSGGVGHIIEYRGSAIRGLSMEGRMTLCNMSIEAGARAGLVAPDETTFEYLRGREYAPKGEEFDQAIKYWKSLASDTDSTFDKEITIKAKDLFPYVTWGTNPAMSVSIDSNVPTLDSFKNDSERDSARRALEYMGLVGGEKIKSIPINTVFIGSCTNSRIEDLREAANVVKDKKVATGIRAMIVPGSYHVKLEAEKEGLDIIFKDAGFDWREPGCSMCLAMNPDKLEPGERCASTSNRNFEGRQGNGGRTHLVSPAVAAASAIAGHFASPVDI; translated from the coding sequence ATGCCAAAAAATATTATTGAAAAAATCTGGGATGCACATGTTGTTCGTGAGCTTAGTGGCGAGCCAGATCTTCTATATATCGATTTGCATCTAATTCACGAAGTTACTTCACCCCAAGCATTTGATGGATTGAGATTAGCTGATCGAAAAGTTAGACGACCAGATTTGACCATTGCAACCATGGACCATAACGTTCCTACTGATCCCCAAGTTAATGGTGAAATTGTTGTTAAAGATCCTATTAGCAAGAAACAGATGGATGTCCTTGGAGAAAATTGCGAAGAATTTGGTATTACTTGTTACGGTTTAGGTAATAAAAATCAAGGCATTGTTCATGTAATTGGTCCTGAGCTTGGTTATACACAGCCTGGGATGACAATTGTTTGTGGAGATAGCCATACAGCTACTCATGGTGCTTTCGGGTCTATTGCTTTTGGTATTGGTACAAGTGAAGTGGAACACGTTTTTGCTACACAAACTTTGACACAACAAAAGCCAAAAACTATGGCAGTAAATGTCGAAGGCGATCTCGAACCCGGTGTTACATCTAAAGATATTGCACTTGGAATAATTAATCATATTGGTGTTTCTGGTGGAGTCGGTCACATTATTGAATATCGCGGTTCCGCTATTCGAGGTCTTTCAATGGAAGGAAGAATGACTTTATGTAATATGTCTATTGAAGCTGGTGCACGAGCAGGTCTGGTTGCTCCAGATGAAACTACTTTTGAATATTTACGTGGTCGTGAATACGCACCTAAGGGTGAAGAGTTTGATCAAGCTATTAAATATTGGAAATCTTTAGCAAGTGACACTGATTCAACCTTTGATAAAGAGATAACAATTAAGGCAAAAGATCTTTTCCCTTATGTAACTTGGGGTACAAATCCTGCTATGAGTGTTTCGATCGATAGCAATGTTCCGACTTTAGATAGTTTCAAAAATGATTCTGAAAGAGATAGTGCTAGACGCGCTCTCGAATATATGGGACTTGTTGGTGGAGAGAAAATTAAATCAATTCCAATCAACACAGTGTTTATTGGTTCTTGTACTAATTCGCGTATTGAAGATTTAAGAGAAGCTGCAAATGTTGTTAAAGATAAAAAAGTAGCAACTGGAATAAGGGCAATGATTGTTCCTGGTTCTTACCATGTAAAACTCGAAGCAGAAAAAGAAGGCTTGGATATTATTTTTAAGGATGCCGGATTTGATTGGCGCGAACCTGGTTGTTCAATGTGTTTAGCGATGAATCCTGACAAGCTCGAACCGGGTGAGCGTTGTGCTTCAACTTCGAATAGAAATTTCGAAGGACGACAAGGCAATGGTGGCCGTACACATTTAGTATCACCAGCAGTTGCCGCAGCATCAGCAATAGCAGGACATTTCGCATCCCCAGTAGATATATAG
- a CDS encoding glutamate--tRNA ligase gives MSSQPRLRIAPSPTGQLHVGTARTALYNYLYARHIGGHFAMRIEDTDVERSKREHADAFCDMLRWMGIDWDGDIIYQSDRFTLYRKAIDSLLEQNLAYECFETQEELEAINIERKANKLAPGYDGSAKNLTEEQKQVFRDAGRSRTVRFATPSEGISEFIDAIRGTVKVQWSSVSDFIIERSDGTPTFFLANAVDDIDMGITHVIRGDDLIDSTHRVLALRRALGNSEQPFYAHTPMILATDKSKLSKRHGAVSLESYKDLGYLPAAMVNYLALLGWAPGDDREIVSLKEMVDEFDVEHVNHSGAIFDIKKLEWMNGEYIRKTNLEELIATVEPSAKFKYG, from the coding sequence ATGTCTTCACAACCTCGTTTAAGAATTGCACCTTCACCAACCGGCCAACTCCATGTCGGTACTGCAAGAACAGCACTTTATAATTATCTTTATGCACGCCATATAGGTGGCCATTTTGCTATGCGTATCGAGGATACGGATGTTGAGCGTTCTAAAAGGGAACATGCAGATGCATTTTGCGACATGTTGCGATGGATGGGAATTGACTGGGATGGCGATATTATTTATCAGTCTGATCGTTTTACTCTATATCGAAAAGCTATTGATTCTTTATTAGAACAAAATCTAGCGTATGAATGTTTTGAAACACAAGAAGAATTAGAAGCTATAAATATTGAACGTAAGGCTAATAAATTAGCGCCAGGGTACGATGGCAGTGCAAAAAATCTGACCGAAGAACAAAAACAAGTTTTTCGTGATGCTGGTCGAAGTAGAACAGTTCGTTTTGCGACACCCAGCGAAGGGATTAGTGAATTTATTGATGCAATACGTGGAACTGTGAAAGTACAATGGTCCTCAGTTAGCGATTTTATAATCGAACGAAGCGATGGTACTCCAACTTTCTTCTTGGCGAATGCTGTAGATGATATAGATATGGGGATTACACATGTTATTCGTGGCGATGACTTGATTGACTCTACTCATCGTGTATTGGCTTTAAGGCGAGCACTTGGTAATAGTGAACAGCCGTTTTATGCACACACACCTATGATTCTCGCTACTGACAAATCGAAATTATCAAAGAGACATGGTGCAGTTTCTTTGGAAAGTTATAAAGACTTAGGTTATTTGCCAGCTGCAATGGTGAATTATTTAGCACTTTTGGGTTGGGCTCCAGGAGATGACCGTGAAATAGTTTCTTTAAAAGAAATGGTTGATGAATTCGACGTAGAACACGTAAATCATTCTGGCGCTATTTTTGATATTAAGAAACTTGAGTGGATGAATGGCGAATATATCCGCAAGACAAACTTGGAAGAACTGATAGCTACGGTTGAACCTAGCGCAAAATTTAAATACGG
- a CDS encoding 3-isopropylmalate dehydrogenase: MSKHNIAVIPGDGIGIEVIDIATKVLEASGLEFKSKTFDLGGARYLKDGEILSDETLDKLKNYEAILLGAVGHPDVTPGVIERGLLLKMRFDFDQYINLRPFISDVSPSGQKVDIICVRENTEGPYVGEGGVLKKGTVDEVATQGSVNTRKGVERTIRYAFELARVRDRKHLTMVHKINVLNYSGDLWNRTFTEVAKEYDDVSTSYCHIDAACIYFVQDPSRFDVVVTDNLFGDILTDLGGAISGGIGRAASANLNPTRTTPSMFEPVHGSAPDIAGKNIADPRAAITCAAMMCEFLGETDIATKISDSVEKTLEFQGSTTEIGDAVISSLS; this comes from the coding sequence ATGAGTAAACATAATATTGCGGTAATACCTGGTGATGGTATTGGTATAGAAGTTATTGATATTGCAACAAAAGTATTAGAGGCTTCCGGTTTAGAATTCAAAAGTAAAACCTTTGATTTAGGTGGTGCTCGCTATCTTAAAGATGGTGAAATCCTAAGTGATGAAACTCTTGACAAGCTAAAAAATTATGAAGCTATCTTATTAGGTGCTGTTGGTCATCCTGATGTAACACCTGGTGTAATTGAACGTGGGTTATTATTAAAAATGAGATTTGATTTTGATCAATATATTAATCTTCGACCATTTATTTCTGATGTCTCACCAAGCGGCCAAAAAGTAGACATCATTTGTGTGCGAGAAAATACTGAAGGGCCTTATGTTGGCGAAGGTGGTGTTCTAAAGAAGGGCACAGTTGATGAAGTAGCAACTCAAGGATCTGTAAATACGAGAAAAGGTGTTGAACGCACAATACGTTATGCATTCGAGTTGGCGCGTGTGCGTGATAGAAAACATTTAACAATGGTGCATAAAATTAATGTATTGAATTATTCTGGTGATCTCTGGAATAGAACTTTTACCGAAGTGGCAAAAGAATATGATGATGTGAGTACTTCATACTGTCATATTGATGCAGCGTGTATATATTTTGTGCAAGATCCATCACGCTTTGACGTGGTAGTTACCGATAATTTATTCGGTGATATCCTCACCGATTTAGGTGGTGCTATATCTGGTGGAATTGGTAGAGCTGCAAGCGCAAATTTGAATCCAACTAGAACTACACCATCAATGTTTGAGCCTGTTCATGGTTCAGCTCCTGACATTGCTGGTAAAAATATTGCAGACCCTAGGGCTGCAATAACTTGTGCAGCTATGATGTGCGAATTTCTGGGTGAAACAGATATTGCAACAAAAATAAGTGATTCTGTTGAAAAAACTCTAGAATTTCAGGGTTCAACCACCGAAATTGGGGATGCTGTTATTTCATCTTTGAGCTGA
- the leuD gene encoding 3-isopropylmalate dehydratase small subunit, protein MKKVDIIKSRITPLDRNDVDTDQIIPAVWLKKIERTGFGEGLFSNWRKDDDFVLNNPEYKGAKILVTRKNFGCGSSREHAPWALEDYGFKAVIASSFADIFKNNCLKIGLVTVITSEEIIEKLLEASLNDPSSEATIDIASKTFSCEKIGVINEAFEIDDYSQYKLINGLDDIGITLTHEDDISSYEKGRIAYKSSKI, encoded by the coding sequence ATGAAAAAAGTAGATATAATAAAATCGAGAATCACACCATTAGATCGTAACGATGTAGATACCGACCAAATAATTCCAGCCGTATGGTTAAAAAAAATAGAACGTACTGGATTCGGTGAAGGACTTTTTTCTAATTGGAGAAAAGATGATGATTTTGTTTTAAATAATCCTGAATATAAAGGTGCCAAGATCTTGGTAACACGCAAAAACTTTGGTTGTGGATCATCGCGCGAACATGCCCCTTGGGCATTAGAAGACTATGGTTTCAAAGCTGTTATTGCATCTAGTTTTGCCGATATTTTTAAAAATAATTGTCTAAAAATTGGTCTTGTAACTGTAATTACTAGTGAAGAGATTATAGAAAAACTATTAGAGGCATCGCTTAATGATCCTTCTAGTGAAGCCACTATAGATATTGCATCAAAAACATTTTCATGCGAGAAAATTGGTGTGATCAATGAAGCATTTGAAATTGACGATTATTCGCAATATAAATTGATTAATGGTTTAGATGATATCGGCATCACTCTTACACATGAAGATGATATCTCGTCATATGAAAAAGGTCGTATAGCTTACAAGTCATCTAAAATATAA
- a CDS encoding pyridoxal phosphate-dependent aminotransferase: MLSKRISQIAESVTLKVDAKAKALKAQGKDVIVFGTGEPDFPTPSYIVDAAIKAAKDPKNHKYSPASGLLELKEAISKKTLRDSKVVVDPSQIVVTNGGKHALFNAFMAILNEGDEVILPAPYWTSYPEFINIAGGVVKTVFAKAKDNFCVSIEQLEQAYTSKTKAVVLVSPNNPTGTLYTPEQIKEIGEWALSKDIYVVTDEIYEHLVFDGYKTESILHLVPELGDKCIILNGVAKTYAMTGWRVGWVIASKEIIKAISNLQSHSTSNVNNMAQYAAIAALNGDLKAVEEMREAFQRRGYAMHEMLSAIPKVISTKPQGAFYCFPSFEAYIGSTMAGIKVESTAQLCEIFLEEILVACVPGEAFGAPGYIRLSFALGDEDAKEGVNRIASLCESATW; the protein is encoded by the coding sequence ATGCTATCTAAACGTATTTCACAAATTGCAGAATCAGTCACATTAAAAGTAGACGCAAAAGCAAAGGCTCTAAAAGCGCAAGGTAAGGACGTAATTGTTTTTGGTACCGGCGAACCGGACTTTCCAACCCCAAGTTATATAGTAGATGCTGCGATAAAAGCGGCAAAAGATCCTAAAAATCATAAATATTCCCCTGCATCAGGACTTCTTGAACTCAAAGAAGCTATTTCTAAAAAAACTCTACGAGATTCAAAAGTTGTTGTTGATCCTTCACAAATAGTTGTGACTAATGGTGGCAAACACGCACTTTTTAATGCGTTCATGGCAATTCTAAACGAAGGTGACGAAGTTATACTACCTGCGCCTTATTGGACTAGTTATCCAGAATTTATAAACATTGCTGGTGGAGTTGTAAAAACAGTTTTTGCCAAAGCGAAAGATAATTTTTGTGTAAGTATTGAACAATTAGAACAAGCTTATACATCTAAGACAAAAGCTGTTGTCCTAGTATCACCAAATAATCCAACGGGTACTCTATATACTCCTGAACAAATCAAAGAGATTGGTGAGTGGGCATTATCGAAAGATATTTATGTCGTAACCGATGAAATATATGAACATTTAGTTTTCGATGGATATAAAACAGAATCAATTTTACACTTAGTCCCAGAATTAGGTGATAAATGTATCATTCTAAATGGTGTTGCCAAAACTTATGCAATGACAGGATGGAGAGTCGGTTGGGTTATTGCTTCTAAAGAAATCATAAAAGCAATATCTAATCTTCAAAGCCATTCAACATCTAACGTAAATAATATGGCACAATATGCAGCTATTGCAGCTTTAAACGGAGATTTAAAAGCAGTTGAAGAGATGCGAGAAGCTTTTCAGCGTCGTGGATATGCAATGCATGAAATGTTGAGCGCGATACCAAAGGTTATATCAACAAAACCACAAGGCGCTTTTTATTGTTTTCCATCTTTTGAAGCATATATAGGTTCAACAATGGCTGGAATAAAAGTTGAATCAACTGCTCAGCTTTGTGAAATATTTTTAGAAGAAATCTTAGTCGCATGTGTACCTGGTGAAGCATTTGGTGCCCCTGGTTATATACGTCTATCATTTGCTTTGGGCGATGAAGATGCAAAAGAAGGAGTTAACAGGATTGCTTCTTTGTGCGAAAGTGCAACTTGGTAA
- a CDS encoding D-alanyl-D-alanine carboxypeptidase, which yields MINTCRSNIPKLLSRKSWKLSVILFILLLSSTAIVPTASFATSRNQIGPVTDSSIEPKAYIVIDATTGAIIKSKNEHEALPVASISKIVTALGAINTIEPTRQIVASNEAQNVQPSKIGMMAGQTWTRDDLLNSLLLISANDAAYALAEASAGSIEQFQKTQNSIAKNLGMQDSNFGDPSGLDTH from the coding sequence ATGATAAATACATGTAGATCTAATATTCCAAAATTATTATCTCGAAAATCTTGGAAATTATCTGTAATATTATTTATACTGCTCCTTAGCTCTACAGCTATTGTCCCAACTGCTTCATTTGCAACTAGCAGAAACCAGATAGGCCCAGTAACAGACTCAAGTATCGAACCAAAAGCATATATCGTAATTGATGCTACAACCGGTGCCATAATTAAATCGAAGAATGAGCATGAAGCTTTACCTGTCGCAAGTATTTCTAAGATAGTAACTGCCCTCGGTGCAATTAATACCATAGAGCCAACTAGACAAATTGTTGCAAGTAATGAAGCACAGAATGTACAACCAAGCAAAATAGGGATGATGGCTGGCCAAACATGGACTCGTGATGACCTATTAAATTCACTTCTATTAATATCTGCAAATGATGCTGCTTACGCTTTGGCTGAAGCATCAGCAGGATCAATAGAACAATTTCAAAAGACACAAAATTCAATTGCAAAAAATTTAGGTATGCAAGATTCTAATTTTGGTGATCCAAGTGGTTTAGATACTCACTAG